GCGCCGAGGACGATCATGAGGGCGACCCAGTTGTACAGTTTTGATGCAGCTCGCTTGAACATGCTTGCTCCTTTCAGAAATCCGGCCATGGACGATCGGCGGCCCTGGGCGGGCCGGATGTGGACAAGGTGGGAAAGATGCCAGGTTGGAGGCGCGCGCCGGGGAAGGGGACCGGTTCCGAGCAGCATCCTGCTCACGCGACCTACGGGTGGTTTGCCCAATTCTGGGTGACCTGGCCGGAGGGCGGTCGTTCTGGAAGTTGATTCCGGGAATTGAAACTTTTGTAAGCGGCCTCAGAGGAAGCGCTTCGCCTCGCGCAGGTAGGCCTTCTGCAGCTGGAACCGGTGGACCGGCCGCCCCCCCGTGCCGTACCCGGGCTCCATGCGCAGCACCTTGAGGGTGCAGAGGAACTCGAAGTACTTCCGCACGGACACCCTGGAGATGCCCACCTGCTGGCCGATCTCCTCGCTGGTGAACCAGGGGGAGGCTCCCTCCCATGCGGCGATGACCTTCAGGACCTTGTCGAGGGTGTTCCGGTCGAGACCCTTGGGAAGCGCCTCCGCCTTGCCCGCTTCCGGGGCCCGGCGGGCCAGACGCTTGTCGAGCTCAGCCTGGTCGAGGGCCTGGCCATCCCGGATCAGGCGGCGGGTCTCGCCGTAGCGCTCCAGGGCCTGCTTGAGGCGCTCGAACTCGAAGGGCTTGATGAGGTAGTCCACGGCGCCGAGCTTCAGGGCCCGGTCGATGGTCGCCGCATCCCGCGCGGCGGTCACGAAGATCACGTCCACGTCCAGGGCCCGCCGCCGGATGGCCTCCATGAGCTCGATGCCGCTCTGCCCGGGCATGAAGATGTCCAGCAGCAGGAGGTCCACCGTGTGGCTCTGCAGCAGGTCGAGGGCCTCGGCGGCGCTCCGGGCGGAGGCCACGGTCTCGAAGCCCGGCACGCGGCTGAGGTACATCCGGTTGAGCTCGGCCACCATGGGATCGTCTTCGACCAGCAGCACCCGGATCATGGTTCCTCCCCGGGGAACAGGGTGAACGTGGCCGTGAAGACGGCGCCGCCGCCCTCGCGGTTCGCCGCCACCAGCCGCCCGCCCCGCCCCTCGATGGCCCGGGCGGCCTGCCAGAGGCCGAAGCCGCGGTTCTCACCCTTGGTGGAGAAGCCCAGCGTGAAGGGCCGGGCGAGCACTTCCTCGGGCAGCCCTGGCCCGCTGTCCGCAACAGACAGGTGCAGGAGCGCTCCCTCGGGCCGGAGGGACACGTGGATCTCGCGGCGGGTGCCGTCGCCGATGGCTTCGACCGCATTTTCCAGCAGGTTGCCGAGCACGGTGACGAGGTCGTGGGAGGCGGCGTCATCGGGACAGGGAGGCAGCGAGGCGTCCTGGTCCAGCTCCATGAGGATGTTCTGCTCCCGCGCCGAGGCGAACCGGGCCAGCAGGAAGCCTGCGACGACAGGATCCTTGATGCGCTGGACCACGAAGCCCACCTCGTCGTCCAGGCGCCCCACCACGCCCGTGATGTAGGCCTTGAGGCGCTCGTACTCCTCCAGCCGCACCAGCCCGAGGATCACGTGCAGCTTGTTCATGAACTCGTGGGCCTGGGCCCGGAGGGCGTTGGCGTAGAGGCGGACACCCGTGAGCTGCTCCGCCAGCCGGTTCATCTCGGTGATGTCGCGGAAGGTGGCCAGGGCCCCGGTGATGCGGCCGTCCACCAGCACGGGCACCCGGTTCGTCAGGATCTTCAGGCCCAGGATATCGCCCTCCTGGTCGTACTCCGCCTGCCCCGTCTCCATGACCGTGCCGAGGCGTGAGCTGGGCAGGACCTCCTCCACCGGGTGGCCCACCAGCTCGCCGTGGCTGCCCGCCAGGGCGAACAGTCGCAGGGCCTCCTCGTTGACGATGGTGACCACCAGCTCCCGGTTCACCCCGATGATGCCCTCCCGCACCGAGTGCAGCATGGCGTTGCGCTGCTGCAGCAGGGTGGAGATCTCCTGGGGCTCCATCCCCATCAGGATCCGCTTGATGCGGCCGGCCAGGTAGGCCGCGCCCAGGATCCCGGCCGCGAAGCCGATGAGGCCGCCGAACAGGATCCGCTTCTGCACGCTTACGATGGCCCGGTCCAGCCCCGACTGGAGGAGGCCCACGGCCACGGCCCCCACCTGCCGGTCGCCCTGCCGGACGGGCGTGAAGGCGCGCAGGGAGACCCCCAGCGTGCCCTGGGCCACCGAGAGGTAGGCGCGCCCGCGGTAGACCTCCGCATCATCGCCGCCCACGAACCGGGCCCCGATCAGGGACGCGTTGGGATGGGAGAGCCGGAGGCCGTTCATGTCCATCACCACGACGTAGTCCACGCCCGCCTCGGCCCGGAGCCGCTCCGCCAGGGCCTGGATCTGGGCCGGCGGCCGCTGGCCCGCCAGGCCTTCGCGCACCGTCTCCGACTCGGCCATGACCCGGGACAGCAGGGTCACTTTGCCGCTCAGGGCCTCCCGCGCCTGCTGTTCCATCTTCCAGTCCACCAGGACGCCCGTCACCAGCAGGGCCAGGCCCAGAATCAGGCTGACCAGGAGGGTGATCCTGGTCCTGAGCTGGAGGAAGGGGCGCGTCCGGGGCATGGTAGGGACCATCGTACGGTGGAAGGCCCCGGAACGGCGAAGCCGTCAGGGGAATGGTCGCTCATTGCAAGCGGGGACCCTCCCCGGAAACGGCTCACATCCCCGTCATCAGGCGGTCCAGGTAGCGCGACTTCAGCTGCCTGGAGGCCAGGGCCTGCTTGAGGGGCGGGAGCTTGAGCACCGCGCCCAGGAGGGCCCCGACGGCGCGGTGGCCGTAGCCGGACTGCCCGTCCACCAGGAGCTCGGCCAGCTGGCCCCGCTCCAGGGCCATCAGGACGGTCCGGTGGGCGGTGTTGGCGGGCGTGAGCACCCGCGCCCGACGAGACTTCAACCGAATCGCGTCTTTCGCACAGGCCCGGACGCACACGCCGCAGCCCAGGCAGCGCTCCTCGTCCAGCTGGGCGCGCTTCCCCGCCGGGTGGTGGGGGTCGTGAGCCGACACGAGGCTGAGCGCCTCCACGGGGCAGGCGTTGACGCACCTGCCGCAGCCATTGCAGCAGTCGGTGGCCAGCTCCGGCAGGAAGTTGGTGGTGTGGACAGGCTTCATGAAGGCGAACCTCCGCGCGGCGATCATGGCCTCGCAGCAACAGCCGCAGCAGTTGCAGATGAAGCTCACCTGCTCCCGGACGTTCTCCCCGAACTGCACCAGGCCCCGCTCCCGGGCCTGCTGGAGCAGGTCGAGGCACTCGGAGGCCTCCACCCGCCGCGCCACGTGGTGGCGGGTGAGGGAATCCGCGCAGGTGCCGAAGGTCATGCAGATGTCCATGGGCGCGTCGCAGGCCTTCCCCAGGTGGGCCATCTTGTGGCGGCAGTAGCAGGTGCCGACGCCGATGGCCTTGGCCGAGCGCACCACCTCGCTGGCCCGTTCGT
This DNA window, taken from Geothrix edaphica, encodes the following:
- a CDS encoding response regulator; amino-acid sequence: MIRVLLVEDDPMVAELNRMYLSRVPGFETVASARSAAEALDLLQSHTVDLLLLDIFMPGQSGIELMEAIRRRALDVDVIFVTAARDAATIDRALKLGAVDYLIKPFEFERLKQALERYGETRRLIRDGQALDQAELDKRLARRAPEAGKAEALPKGLDRNTLDKVLKVIAAWEGASPWFTSEEIGQQVGISRVSVRKYFEFLCTLKVLRMEPGYGTGGRPVHRFQLQKAYLREAKRFL
- the dcuS gene encoding DcuS/MalK family sensor histidine kinase, which encodes MPRTRPFLQLRTRITLLVSLILGLALLVTGVLVDWKMEQQAREALSGKVTLLSRVMAESETVREGLAGQRPPAQIQALAERLRAEAGVDYVVVMDMNGLRLSHPNASLIGARFVGGDDAEVYRGRAYLSVAQGTLGVSLRAFTPVRQGDRQVGAVAVGLLQSGLDRAIVSVQKRILFGGLIGFAAGILGAAYLAGRIKRILMGMEPQEISTLLQQRNAMLHSVREGIIGVNRELVVTIVNEEALRLFALAGSHGELVGHPVEEVLPSSRLGTVMETGQAEYDQEGDILGLKILTNRVPVLVDGRITGALATFRDITEMNRLAEQLTGVRLYANALRAQAHEFMNKLHVILGLVRLEEYERLKAYITGVVGRLDDEVGFVVQRIKDPVVAGFLLARFASAREQNILMELDQDASLPPCPDDAASHDLVTVLGNLLENAVEAIGDGTRREIHVSLRPEGALLHLSVADSGPGLPEEVLARPFTLGFSTKGENRGFGLWQAARAIEGRGGRLVAANREGGGAVFTATFTLFPGEEP
- a CDS encoding 4Fe-4S dicluster domain-containing protein — protein: MGHATLHPGHGTYERLVARLNRFPQGAPPSERLFQILRLLVSEEEADLLAQVPIRPFTARRAAAIWRIPQDRAQAALDALAERAMLLDFTQDGETRYVLPPPMAGFFEFSMMRVRGDVDQKALAELFHQYLNVEEDFVRALFANGETQVGRVFVDETALPREDSLVVLDHERASEVVRSAKAIGVGTCYCRHKMAHLGKACDAPMDICMTFGTCADSLTRHHVARRVEASECLDLLQQARERGLVQFGENVREQVSFICNCCGCCCEAMIAARRFAFMKPVHTTNFLPELATDCCNGCGRCVNACPVEALSLVSAHDPHHPAGKRAQLDEERCLGCGVCVRACAKDAIRLKSRRARVLTPANTAHRTVLMALERGQLAELLVDGQSGYGHRAVGALLGAVLKLPPLKQALASRQLKSRYLDRLMTGM